The Prevotella sp. E9-3 genome has a window encoding:
- a CDS encoding virulence RhuM family protein — protein sequence MDEQQNIIIYRTADGRASVALYAKDGKIWLNQQQMAALFATSKQTVSYHIINILKEKELTEKSVVKEYLTTAADGKNYNVVFYSLEMIIAVGYRVRGLRGTQFRQWATEHLTEYLVKGFTMDDERLKNPDGRPDYFDELLARIRDIRASEKRFYQKVRDLFKLSSDYDKTDKATQMFFAETQNKLLYAVTHQTAAELIVARADANQPNMGLTTWKGSIVRKGDVIIAKNYLLTDEIESLDRLVDIFLTSAEERVKGRRDLTLDYWRKNVDNLLTFQEKDILQGKGAISNAEAENIVSSVYDTFNAKRKQLDAQIADAEDLKMLEDLEKNILEKDKNE from the coding sequence ATGGACGAACAACAGAATATTATCATTTATCGCACTGCTGATGGACGTGCATCGGTGGCACTATATGCCAAAGATGGTAAGATTTGGCTGAACCAACAACAGATGGCAGCACTTTTTGCCACCTCGAAGCAAACTGTTAGTTATCATATAATTAACATACTGAAGGAGAAAGAGTTAACAGAAAAATCAGTTGTCAAAGAATATTTGACTACTGCCGCTGACGGTAAGAACTACAACGTTGTTTTCTACTCTTTGGAGATGATCATTGCTGTAGGTTATCGTGTTCGGGGATTGAGAGGTACTCAGTTCCGTCAGTGGGCAACGGAGCATCTGACAGAATATCTTGTGAAGGGATTCACAATGGATGATGAACGGCTGAAGAACCCTGATGGCCGTCCCGACTACTTTGATGAGTTACTAGCTCGCATTCGTGATATTCGCGCTTCAGAGAAGCGATTCTATCAAAAGGTGCGTGACCTGTTCAAGCTCAGTAGCGATTACGACAAGACAGACAAGGCCACTCAGATGTTCTTTGCTGAGACGCAAAACAAGTTGCTCTATGCAGTAACTCACCAGACTGCAGCCGAATTAATTGTTGCACGTGCGGATGCCAACCAACCCAACATGGGATTAACCACATGGAAAGGCAGTATTGTTCGAAAAGGAGATGTCATTATTGCAAAAAATTATCTTCTAACAGATGAAATAGAATCCTTGGATCGTCTCGTTGACATCTTCCTGACCAGTGCTGAGGAACGGGTGAAAGGGCGTAGAGACCTCACTCTTGACTATTGGAGGAAGAATGTTGACAATTTGCTTACTTTCCAAGAGAAAGACATCTTGCAAGGCAAAGGGGCTATATCAAATGCAGAAGCAGAGAATATAGTTAGCAGCGTTTATGACACTTTCAATGCTAAGCGTAAGCAACTTGATGCTCAGATAGCTGATGCTGAGGACTTAAAGATGCTGGAAGACTTGGAGAAAAACATTTTAGAAAAAGACAAAAACGAGTGA
- a CDS encoding transglutaminase family protein encodes MPAPVTNEYQEINELSSNCGNFIDVNVANKVLFYDGSFSNNSFDVAESFKYKSRPIQIDFNKPGNKNEVTGIDPNEYLGSDGTYIDLSNTTIKNIGDQLWAQSANKLDYAKRCYEYVASHYSYINGSWRTLAQIISAGGGECGDFTTLFVNLMRHKGIPARHNIGVWADGGYHVWPDFYHEDYGWIPVDPTFKNSNPYADYFGRYDGNLIILSQGLTSFTSSGIEIQNVPLQTFFYWFWYQSGTGTISGEHKTSKDYQVDGVNPVRIYDDKTGTIYNLNGMKQTYLERGINIVNGKKIIVK; translated from the coding sequence ATGCCTGCCCCTGTTACGAACGAATATCAGGAAATAAACGAGCTAAGTTCTAATTGTGGGAACTTCATTGACGTCAACGTAGCGAATAAGGTTCTTTTTTATGATGGCTCATTCAGTAACAACTCGTTCGATGTAGCTGAATCCTTTAAGTATAAAAGTAGGCCTATTCAAATTGATTTCAACAAACCAGGAAATAAGAATGAAGTTACAGGCATTGACCCGAATGAATACCTCGGTAGCGATGGCACATATATCGATTTGAGCAACACTACTATAAAAAATATTGGCGACCAGTTATGGGCACAATCTGCTAATAAGCTTGATTATGCAAAACGTTGTTATGAATATGTTGCCTCGCATTACAGCTATATCAACGGTAGTTGGCGTACACTTGCACAGATTATCAGTGCAGGAGGCGGTGAATGTGGGGATTTCACCACTCTGTTTGTCAATCTCATGAGACACAAAGGAATCCCTGCCCGGCACAATATTGGAGTATGGGCAGACGGAGGCTATCACGTATGGCCAGACTTTTACCATGAAGATTATGGTTGGATTCCTGTTGACCCAACATTTAAAAACTCCAATCCCTATGCAGATTACTTTGGCAGATATGACGGGAACTTGATTATACTGTCCCAAGGTTTGACATCATTCACGTCATCGGGAATTGAAATACAGAATGTTCCGTTGCAGACATTCTTTTATTGGTTTTGGTACCAGAGTGGCACTGGAACAATTTCGGGCGAACATAAAACGAGTAAGGATTATCAGGTAGATGGAGTCAATCCTGTTAGGATATACGATGATAAAACGGGAACTATCTATAATCTTAATGGCATGAAGCAGACGTATCTTGAACGCGGTATAAACATTGTAAATGGCAAGAAGATTATAGTGAAATAG